TCAGCTTCAAGTTCTATTTTAGcaatgtttagattcaacagtgTGGCAATAATCGcgtctgggtgtggctagtgaaactGAACCCAACAGTCAACTAAACTGATTGGccaactggttgatttagtagctaagagggcaattactttttcacacagggccAGGTAGGGGTGAAtgatttcattaaatttccctCAATTCATGAAgtaatcatttttttattataaattttatgcattttaaattTTATGCCCATTGTcatgtagtcaatttgtcttctgctgctggggattcctgttttttttttgcagttgaggagggtatattgctgctcaggCCTTCTTTGACCcgcgcacagcccttaacggaacccttttccccATGCACTATGCataggcgcctctatccgccaatcagggtccttacacagcgtttgaaaaccctgcccacatattccagtcatccctccctgcaggtactgccaattatgcccaggagttcagaatctcggcgctggtgtgctagcggaatatcccgctgcgccacctgggcgtcttagtaatcatttttaaaataagcattttgtgtttacttgggttatatttgtctaatattaaatatagttttgatgatataaaacataaaagtgcAAAGATATGTTCCAATATTTATTGtagtttgtatttattgtacagtaCTTTGTTACTCTATGTGGTTGCATTATTGTGGATTATTGTGCCTATACCACAACAAAATTTACATGAGGAAATATAGGCTTACCAGGTCAGCAGTGTGCTCAATGTAGATGTTGTCACTGAATCGAATGCTGCGAATCAGAGCCGGTGAGACATCCAGGCGTAGTCGTGACTGCTGACTGATTAGCTGCCTTAACCTTTTGATAGGAAAAGGATCTTCCGTGCAGATATACACAGCTCCTGTCCATGCATTAAATCAAACTTATGACTAAAAACTGAAAATTAGCATAAtgaaaggtaaataaataaataataactactTTTTGTTATAATGCTGCCTAAATTTGGCTTACCTGATCCGAGTCCCCCGTGCTCACGTGGATACTGAACAGACAGTGAAAGCTGCAGACCAAACTGGGTCTTTCCAGCAGCGCTCTCGCCTGCTAATTCTGTTATTCCTTGCAGTGGGAGACCCCCACGCAACAGGCCATCCAAAACAGGACATGCAAATGAAAGTCTGTGTCCAGGCTCCAAGGAAGGAAATTCTCCACGTGTCAGCTGCAAAGCTGTAAAGAGCATGTGTGAACACAACGATTCATAACTGAACACTTTGCTTGTTAAAGTGAGTACTGGTTAATGCTATTAGCAGCATACTGCTGTGTGGAAAGCATAAAATAATGGAATATGTTCTTCCTTAAAAGTTTAACCATATGATGTATTTGTTCCAGTGAAACAGCAGCCAAGAGAACAGCTCTTACAAACACTTAAACCTAGAAAATCACCAGCCTGGGTGCATTTATCATATCTTTTGTGCACAAAAGGGGGCCTTAAGGGTGTTAAGCCATTTCAACATGGTATTTCTACATTAAACAATGTTCCTtcgttgtgtgtatatgttttggTGTAATTCAGTTTCTGAGTAGTGACATGGGTTTgggttctgttttttttccagcCCTGTTTAATTATATAACGTTGGTCCAGCCACTCTCtttctgctttttctttgtttagGTAATAAGCAATGAACTGTAGTCAACCTTAGGGGTGCCAATTCTGGAACAGGGGTTTCTTTCTTACACAGCAGTCTCTAAAccacacctgggcattgtacggcctcCAAGCCACATCCGGCCCGTTGGGTGTCTCtgaccggcccgcatgaggtcagtggtaatTAGAAATAAGATGTAGATAAATATACGTCATACATGCAATACATtagcattgtttttattttaaaaggaacCCTGTTATTTTTCCAGTTTACCTAAATTAGTACGtgcttgtgtgtgagtgttatcCAGCTTTAACACAAAATGTAACACAAAATGTAtgactttttaacaagacataaAGCCGTGTGTTTAGTTTGTGGCGACCAGATCACAGTGTTTAAGGATTGCAATTTAAATCGCCATTATGGtactaaacacacagagaaacacaagtACTTGTACGATGCAGAGTGCTCACATCggaactgcaaaagcaacaaggaagTTTTACACGTGAGTTCAGcatattggtccggccctccacaacagtcccagtttctcatgtggccccttgcaaaatttaaaaaagcttgCCTGACTGTGAACAGTGGCACATGTGATCCAGGAGTTTCTCATTTGTGGCAAGCCTGTTTTTGATGGaacttaaattacattttacaatctAAGAAAATTTCCTTTAGTGTTATGGTGGCAGGTTGAATTTTCTTGACAACCTACTAGTAGAAAGACTACAGTTTACTTTTCTTGGACAGTTCATTAGTGAGTGATGGACACATGTGGGGCCTTAAGTTACCTTAAATGGTTCCAATTGACTGATTCACTTTCTGAGAACTGTATAAAGACTTTTCCCAAGACCCTTCAGGACGGGATTGTAAAACAACTGACATAGAAATTGGGCTATGTGACAAGTGAATACGAACCTGGTGTTGGTTGACAGTGCAAAAATGGTATATATAGCACTTGTAATTGTTAGATTATATGCTAATTAAGACAGGGCTAAATACGTTAAATTGGATTTGAAATCGGACCAGTTAAGGCTGGTAATGGTAGACTTTTAACAGAGTAGATTTACCTGTAACAGGTGGTACTGTGCGGTAAACAGCGGACACTGCAGTATGTAGTTGCAGGACTTCGGACTTGGACAGATGGAGCAGTTTCTGTACATCAAGAACTGAAAGACTTAAAAGATCCTTCGCTGATCTAACACTGGCTGAGAAAAATGACAAATGGATTACCAAAAATACTACTGTCCATACCCAAACCTaactacatatatatacatatatagtaaCTTACACACTTTTACCTCTTTTTAAAGCATTAATAATCTTTGGACTGAGATCAAGTTTTTCCCAGTCCATTGCATCTCATGATACTATTTCTGTTTCTAAAATCATAAACATTAAAGAAACatgtttaatatataaatatgtaagaGAAAATCCCCCGATGACAGTCAAGATTTGTTTTTTCCAGAATTACAGTCGAAAAACACCACAATAAAAGTCCCGTATTCCCTTTAAAGTACGGATAAGCACAACACCATTGTATGATATATACATTGATCAAATATATAAGAAAACACTAGAAATAAGACGTTAATGTGTTGTTTTGTCTGTGTAGTATAAGTTAATTTcagaaacatgaaaataaatctTAATCAAAGAACTCGGGCACTTTTGAAAGAGCGCGCTTTAGGAAGAAAGAAGTACTGCTCTAGCAATGGTATGCGCCAGTGAAGGGGGTTCAGGTTGTAGTGAATTATTCGTTTTTCATACACAAGCGtctaaataataacaatgacaaAGTAAACATGGAAAATAACCGTAAATTTCAACATACGTAGGTTACAAATTCAAGCAA
The sequence above is drawn from the Trichomycterus rosablanca isolate fTriRos1 chromosome 9, fTriRos1.hap1, whole genome shotgun sequence genome and encodes:
- the xrcc3 gene encoding DNA repair protein XRCC3, whose protein sequence is MDWEKLDLSPKIINALKRASVRSAKDLLSLSVLDVQKLLHLSKSEVLQLHTAVSAVYRTVPPVTALQLTRGEFPSLEPGHRLSFACPVLDGLLRGGLPLQGITELAGESAAGKTQFGLQLSLSVQYPREHGGLGSGAVYICTEDPFPIKRLRQLISQQSRLRLDVSPALIRSIRFSDNIYIEHTADLEALQTCVSQRVRTLLERGLVRLVVLDSVAALFRSEFQANEAIKRARHLMALSAALHRLSHEYNAPVFCINQVTDVVDGPNPGRCDYGLVGSKVLPAMGIIWANQVLVRLMLRRQEGTVRSGEQTSAARKLEVVYAPHLARASCLCGVWEEGVKGIPHEDLAQLHSTSFTKVSHTNT